A genomic window from Bacteroidia bacterium includes:
- a CDS encoding AAA family ATPase, producing MTAVELHTLLSKPNGAIIAPAGHGKTEMITDIVEASSGRQLLLTHTNAGVDALSKRLEKKRIPRTKYTISTIAAFCIRWCLAYKNTAGIPNFQGIEQVDFNILYDATSQIFINKWAGKVLQTSYSNIIIDEFQDCTLDQHSLVLILNSFLPVYILGDPLQGIFDWENESIVDWDKLEFEIIEVATEPWRWKTTNPRLGEYLKTRRKELLPALKRENVTVLIEPVDDFVRVITPDCFNGNNYKINKDYKSILYITKWPEGQLQVCRMHPWQFQYDENQELQDLFTYAKKIDSEDGFVRALGAIQFLATCATQVKKELKSYIDRLKKNSCDFSRIKKYEGIKEPLQLLCQKFDFQAIRDILCWTKCYSRSCIYRRELYREMLRSINFAEKHNSTIYEGAQFIRLHPGLRKNYDEFRWLSSRTVLSKGLEFDCVLIDMTNPPRARDFYVAITRAKYEIIFITSTKEITLSC from the coding sequence ATGACAGCCGTAGAATTACATACACTTTTAAGTAAACCCAATGGAGCTATCATCGCACCAGCAGGACACGGAAAGACTGAGATGATCACAGATATTGTAGAAGCATCTTCAGGAAGGCAACTGTTGTTGACTCATACTAATGCCGGTGTAGATGCTCTTAGTAAAAGGTTAGAAAAGAAAAGAATACCAAGAACTAAGTATACAATATCAACAATAGCTGCTTTCTGTATCAGATGGTGTTTGGCATACAAGAACACGGCTGGCATTCCAAATTTTCAAGGAATAGAACAGGTAGATTTTAATATTTTATATGATGCGACATCACAGATTTTTATCAACAAATGGGCCGGGAAGGTATTACAAACATCTTACTCAAATATCATCATTGATGAATTTCAAGACTGCACACTTGACCAGCATTCACTTGTATTAATCTTAAATTCTTTTCTTCCCGTTTATATATTAGGTGATCCATTGCAAGGAATTTTTGATTGGGAAAATGAATCGATTGTTGATTGGGATAAGCTTGAATTCGAAATTATTGAAGTTGCAACTGAACCTTGGAGATGGAAAACAACGAATCCTCGACTTGGTGAGTATCTTAAAACTCGAAGGAAAGAACTATTGCCTGCATTGAAAAGAGAAAACGTTACTGTACTAATTGAACCTGTAGATGATTTTGTAAGGGTAATCACGCCAGATTGTTTTAATGGGAATAACTACAAGATTAACAAAGATTACAAATCTATTTTATATATCACTAAATGGCCGGAAGGACAGTTACAGGTTTGCAGGATGCATCCATGGCAATTTCAATATGATGAAAATCAGGAATTACAAGATCTTTTCACATATGCAAAAAAAATTGATAGTGAAGATGGTTTCGTAAGAGCCTTAGGTGCCATTCAATTTTTAGCTACGTGCGCTACACAAGTGAAAAAGGAATTAAAGTCATACATCGATCGTTTAAAGAAAAATAGTTGTGATTTTTCTCGAATAAAAAAGTATGAAGGGATTAAAGAGCCATTGCAATTGTTGTGTCAAAAATTTGATTTTCAGGCAATTAGAGACATACTGTGTTGGACGAAATGTTATTCAAGATCATGTATTTATCGCCGAGAACTCTATCGAGAAATGTTACGATCAATAAATTTCGCTGAAAAACACAATTCTACAATTTATGAAGGTGCTCAATTCATTAGATTGCATCCAGGTCTCAGAAAAAACTATGATGAGTTCAGATGGCTATCCTCCCGAACTGTACTTTCAAAAGGATTGGAGTTTGATTGTGTTCTTATCGATATGACAAACCCACCAAGAGCAAGAGATTTTTATGTGGCGATAACACGGGCCAAATACGAAATCATCTTTATTACATCTACTAAGGAAATAACACTTTCATGTTAA